A single genomic interval of Carettochelys insculpta isolate YL-2023 chromosome 28, ASM3395843v1, whole genome shotgun sequence harbors:
- the PRR15L gene encoding proline-rich protein 15-like protein: MAENYSWWKLTFLRKKKSTPKVLYESPDIYAQENQQEAVWTEAESKGGTEKEFNARLEKIVDKNTKGKHVKVSNSGRFKEKKKVRATLAENPNLFADGEREEK; encoded by the coding sequence ATGGCAGAGAACTACAGCTGGTGGAAGCTCACCTTCCTGCGGAAGAAGAAATCCACCCCCAAGGTCTTGTACGAGAGCCCAGACATCTATGCCCAGGAGAATCAGCAGGAGGCCGTGTGGACGGAGGCAGAGAGCAAGGGGGGCACCGAGAAGGAGTTCAACGCCCGGCTGGAGAAGATTGTGGATAAGAACACAAAAGGCAAACACGTCAAGGTCTCCAACTCGGGGCGCTTCAAGGAGAAGAAGAAAGTGCGAGCGACCCTGGCGGAGAACCCCAACCTCTTTGCCGACGGCGAGCGGGAGGAGAAGTGA